One part of the Streptomyces sp. NBC_00286 genome encodes these proteins:
- the pflA gene encoding pyruvate formate-lyase-activating protein has product MSTTVEPVTGRVHSWDLSTGVDGPGTRFVLFVNGCPLRCLYCANPDTWHMRDGRQATADEVMAEIEKYRAFINTAGGGVTITGGEPLLQPAFTASVLRRCKEAGLHTALDTSGFLGARATDELLADTDLVLLDIKSFDVRTYRKLTGGELAPTLNFATRLNRLGSRMWIRYVLVPGWTDTPEAVDGLARFLAGLGNVDRVEVLPFHKLGAAKYDALGLPFPLRDTPSPGPELVRRVREQFRERGLTAF; this is encoded by the coding sequence GTGAGCACGACAGTCGAGCCGGTGACGGGCCGGGTCCACTCCTGGGACCTGTCCACGGGAGTGGACGGTCCCGGGACCCGGTTCGTGCTCTTCGTCAACGGCTGCCCACTGCGCTGCCTGTACTGCGCCAACCCGGACACCTGGCACATGCGCGACGGGCGCCAGGCCACGGCCGACGAGGTGATGGCGGAGATCGAGAAGTACCGGGCCTTCATCAACACCGCAGGTGGAGGGGTGACCATCACGGGCGGCGAGCCGCTGCTCCAGCCCGCCTTCACCGCCTCGGTCCTGCGCCGCTGCAAGGAGGCCGGACTGCACACCGCTCTCGACACTTCCGGCTTCCTGGGCGCCCGCGCCACCGACGAACTCCTCGCCGACACCGACCTGGTCCTCCTGGACATCAAGTCCTTCGATGTCCGCACCTACCGGAAACTGACTGGCGGCGAACTCGCGCCAACCCTGAACTTCGCCACGCGCCTGAACCGCCTCGGCAGCCGGATGTGGATCCGCTACGTCCTGGTACCCGGCTGGACCGACACCCCGGAAGCCGTCGACGGCCTCGCCCGCTTCCTGGCCGGCCTCGGAAACGTCGACCGCGTGGAGGTCCTGCCGTTCCACAAACTCGGCGCCGCGAAATACGACGCCCTCGGCCTGCCCTTCCCACTTCGCGACACCCCGAGCCCGGGGCCCGAACTGGTCCGGCGGGTCCGGGAGCAGTTCCGCGAGCGGGGTCTGACCGCGTTCTGA
- the pflB gene encoding formate C-acetyltransferase, whose protein sequence is MTITVTAGSRRAEAWRGFAGTRWRDRIDVRDFIQANYTPYEGDSAFLVGPTERTLTVWRKVSAHFPEERRKGIFDVDPGNPSTITSHRPGFIDRDRELIVGLQTDAPLRRAIMPNGGLRMVESSLKAYGYQADPFVKRVFGTYRKTHNDGVFDAYTPEMRAARKAGIITGLPDAYGRGRIIGDYRRVALYGTDRLIESKRAERALLDARPSSPDVIRDREELAEQIRALGELTRMAASYGCDVSRPAATAHEAVQWLYLGFLAAVKEQNGAAMSLGRTSTFLDVYVQRDLDEGTLDETRAQELIDDFVIKLRIVRFLRTPEYDALFSGDPTWVTESIGGIGGDGRTLVTRTSFRFLQTLYNLGPAPEPNLTVLWSPQLPSGFKEFCAQVSIDTSAVQYESDDLMRPRTGDDTAIACCVSAMTVGRQMQFFGARVNLAKALLYAINGGRDEVTGEQIAPEAPALTGEYLEYGELSAAYDRMLDWLAATYVNTLNVIHFMHDKYAYERIEMALHNHPVYRYMACGIAGLSVAADSLSAVKHARVKVIRDDTGLAVDYETEGEFPAYGNNDDRVDSIAADLVKSFMSKVRRHPTYRDAEHTQSVLTITSNVVYGKHTGNTPDGRRAGEPFAPGANPMNGRDRHGVAASALSVAKLPYEEARDGISLTTTITPEGLGHNPDERPGHLVGILDAYMASGGFHMNVNVLDRATLEDAMEHPEKYPELTIRVSGYAVNFVRLTREQQLDVISRTFHGSL, encoded by the coding sequence ATGACCATAACCGTGACAGCTGGCAGCCGAAGGGCCGAGGCATGGCGAGGCTTCGCCGGCACACGCTGGCGCGACCGCATCGACGTGCGTGACTTCATCCAGGCCAACTACACGCCGTACGAGGGTGACTCGGCGTTCCTGGTCGGTCCGACCGAGCGCACCCTCACGGTCTGGCGCAAGGTCAGCGCGCACTTCCCCGAGGAGCGCCGCAAGGGAATCTTTGACGTCGACCCGGGCAATCCGTCCACCATCACCTCGCACCGGCCGGGCTTCATCGACCGAGACCGGGAGCTGATCGTCGGCCTGCAGACGGATGCCCCGCTGCGGCGGGCGATCATGCCCAACGGCGGGTTGCGCATGGTCGAGAGCAGTCTGAAGGCGTACGGCTACCAGGCCGACCCCTTCGTCAAGCGCGTCTTCGGCACCTACCGCAAGACCCACAACGACGGCGTCTTCGACGCCTACACCCCCGAGATGCGCGCCGCCCGCAAGGCCGGGATCATCACCGGCCTGCCGGACGCCTACGGCCGCGGCCGGATCATCGGCGACTACCGGCGGGTCGCGCTGTACGGCACCGACCGGCTCATCGAGTCCAAGCGGGCCGAGCGTGCCCTGCTGGACGCGCGGCCCTCCAGCCCGGATGTCATCAGGGATCGCGAGGAACTGGCCGAGCAGATACGGGCGTTGGGTGAGCTGACCCGGATGGCGGCCTCGTACGGCTGCGACGTCTCCCGCCCCGCCGCCACTGCCCACGAGGCCGTCCAGTGGCTCTACCTCGGCTTCCTGGCCGCCGTGAAGGAGCAGAACGGCGCCGCGATGTCGCTGGGCCGCACCTCCACGTTCCTGGACGTCTACGTGCAGCGGGATCTCGACGAGGGCACCCTCGACGAGACCCGGGCCCAGGAACTGATCGACGACTTCGTGATCAAGCTGCGGATCGTACGGTTCCTGCGCACCCCGGAGTACGACGCGCTGTTCTCCGGCGACCCGACCTGGGTGACCGAGTCCATCGGCGGCATCGGAGGCGACGGGCGCACGCTGGTCACCCGCACCTCCTTCCGCTTCCTGCAGACCCTCTACAACCTCGGCCCGGCCCCGGAGCCCAACCTGACCGTGCTGTGGTCGCCTCAACTGCCCTCCGGCTTCAAGGAGTTCTGCGCTCAGGTGTCCATCGACACCAGCGCCGTGCAGTACGAGTCCGACGACCTGATGCGGCCACGCACCGGCGACGACACCGCGATCGCCTGCTGTGTGTCGGCGATGACGGTAGGTCGGCAGATGCAGTTCTTCGGCGCGCGGGTGAACCTGGCCAAGGCCCTGCTGTACGCGATCAACGGCGGCCGGGACGAGGTGACCGGTGAGCAGATCGCGCCCGAAGCGCCCGCCCTGACCGGCGAGTACCTGGAGTACGGGGAGCTGTCGGCCGCGTACGACCGCATGCTGGACTGGCTGGCGGCCACGTACGTCAACACGCTCAACGTCATCCACTTCATGCACGACAAGTACGCGTACGAGCGCATCGAGATGGCGCTGCACAACCACCCGGTGTACCGCTACATGGCCTGCGGCATCGCCGGACTCTCGGTGGCCGCCGACAGCCTCTCCGCCGTCAAGCACGCGCGCGTGAAGGTGATCCGGGACGACACCGGGCTGGCCGTCGACTACGAGACCGAGGGCGAGTTCCCCGCGTACGGCAACAACGACGACCGCGTCGACTCCATCGCGGCCGACCTCGTGAAGTCCTTCATGTCCAAGGTCCGCCGCCACCCCACCTACCGGGACGCCGAGCACACCCAGTCGGTGCTGACCATCACCTCCAACGTGGTCTACGGCAAGCACACCGGCAACACCCCCGACGGCCGCCGTGCCGGAGAGCCCTTCGCGCCCGGCGCCAACCCGATGAACGGCCGGGACCGGCACGGGGTGGCCGCCTCCGCCCTCTCGGTCGCCAAGCTGCCGTACGAGGAGGCCCGGGACGGCATCTCGCTGACCACGACGATCACCCCCGAGGGTCTGGGGCACAACCCGGACGAGCGGCCGGGCCACCTGGTCGGCATCCTCGACGCCTACATGGCTTCCGGCGGCTTCCACATGAACGTGAATGTCCTGGACCGGGCGACCCTGGAGGACGCCATGGAACACCCGGAGAAGTACCCGGAGTTGACGATTCGGGTCTCCGGGTACGCCGTCAACTTCGTCCGCCTGACCCGCGAGCAGCAGCTCGACGTGATCAGCCGCACCTTCCACGGATCACTGTGA
- a CDS encoding carbamate kinase produces the protein MRIVIALGGNALLRRGDRPDAAVQQANIDRVATAVAGLALEHEIVLTHGNEPQIGLLAMESAADPILTAPCPLDLLGAQTEGLIGSLLVRALHDTLPGHKIAALVTHTLVRADDPAFARPTKRVGPLYPRDVARSLARRRGWHIAKDATGWHQVVASPAPEGIVETETIHDLLTCGVLVICAGGGGVPVTADHDTGALTGVEAVVDKDLTAALLAEELKADFLLILTDVPNVYADYGTQHQQPVLDATPDDLRRGGYPNGSMGPKTEAAARFVERTGGLAAIGALDAAYEIVHGRSGTLVRPDLTVG, from the coding sequence GTGCGCATCGTCATCGCCCTCGGCGGCAACGCCCTGCTGCGCCGGGGTGATCGCCCTGACGCAGCCGTGCAGCAGGCGAACATCGACCGGGTGGCCACCGCCGTCGCCGGCCTCGCCCTCGAACATGAGATCGTCCTCACCCATGGCAACGAGCCGCAGATCGGCCTGCTCGCCATGGAGAGCGCGGCCGACCCGATCCTGACCGCCCCCTGTCCGCTGGACCTCCTGGGTGCCCAGACAGAGGGGCTGATCGGCTCGCTGCTGGTCCGCGCCCTGCACGACACGCTGCCCGGCCACAAGATCGCCGCACTGGTCACCCACACCCTGGTACGGGCCGACGATCCGGCCTTCGCGCGACCCACGAAGCGCGTCGGCCCCCTCTACCCTCGGGACGTCGCCCGCTCCCTGGCGCGAAGGCGCGGCTGGCACATCGCCAAGGACGCCACCGGGTGGCACCAGGTCGTCGCCTCTCCCGCGCCCGAGGGGATCGTGGAGACCGAGACCATCCACGACCTGCTCACCTGCGGCGTGCTGGTCATCTGCGCCGGCGGCGGGGGCGTCCCCGTCACCGCCGACCACGACACCGGCGCACTGACCGGTGTCGAGGCGGTCGTCGACAAGGACCTCACGGCAGCTCTGCTCGCCGAGGAACTCAAGGCCGACTTCCTGCTCATCCTCACCGACGTCCCGAATGTCTACGCCGACTACGGCACCCAGCACCAGCAGCCCGTCCTCGACGCAACCCCCGACGACCTGCGCCGCGGAGGCTATCCCAACGGCTCCATGGGCCCCAAGACGGAGGCCGCCGCACGATTCGTCGAACGCACCGGCGGTCTGGCCGCGATCGGTGCCCTCGACGCGGCGTACGAGATCGTTCACGGGAGGTCGGGAACCCTTGTGCGCCCTGACCTGACCGTCGGCTGA